ATATAATCAGCTTCATTTATTTACAGAAACTTTATCTTCACTTTACAACATTCCTTTTGATCACCAGTTAATCAAAAGAAATCATTATTCAAAAGCACAGGCTTTAAAAGACAAGAAACACAGATTGGAATCTATCAACACATTTTCCGCCACTCAACCCATTACAGGAAAGCATATTCTTCTGATTGATGATGTTTTTACAACAGGAAATACAGTTTCATCGGTTGCCTGGGAGATTTTAAATGCCGGGAACAACAGAGTGAGTGTTTTGGTAATGGCGGTGGATGTTTGATGCTGGATGCGAGGTGTAGAGATCATCTTCAAAAATATTATCAAAAACCAGAGTCCTCAAACTCTCAGACTCTATAACTCTCAAACACACTCACTCTCCTACCCAATCCATTTTCACTATTCAATTCTTTTTCCTAATTTTCCGGAAACTATACAACTATGCCCAATCTGCTTTTACTACACGGAGCTTTAGGTCACAGCGACATTTTTAAACCTTATATGAATACGCTGTCCCGATATTTCACGATACATACTCCTCTATTTTCAGGACACGGAAATCAGGAACTTCCTGCAGATGGCATCAATACTAAAAAGTACACTCAGGAATTATCCGAATATTGTAAAACAAATAACTTAACGGATGTTTTCATCTTTGGCCATAGCATGGGAGGTTATATCGCACTTTGCTACGCCATAGAAAATCCTGAAAATGTAAATTCTATTATCACGCTGGGAACAAAGTTCGACTGGACTGAAGAACAGGCTTTGAAAGAAAGTAAAATGCTTAATCCGGATGTTATTCTTGAAAAAATTCCGAAATACGCTCAGCTTTTAGAATCACAACACGGAACAAAATGGAGACAGCTTCTTCCTGCTATTGCTGATTTAATGATTGATTTAGGTAAAAATCCTCCTTTGGAAAATAATTTGGCTTCAATTAATATTCCGGTTCAAATTATGGTGGGTGATAAAGACAATATGGTTACTATTGAGGAAAGTGTAAAAGTTTACAGAAGCCTTCCTAATGCAAAATTGGCCGTACTTCCGGATACAAAACATCCTATGGATAAAGTACGACCTGATTTATTATTGAACTTAATAAAAGATTTCTGGAATCTTTCTTAAATTATCTCTGAAGTTTTTCTCCGTAGCTAAGGTCTCCGGCATCTCCTAATCCAGGAGTGATATATCCTTTTGAAGTTAAATGTTCATCAATTGCTCCTACCCAAATGTGAGCTTCCGGATAAGCATTTTGAACTGTTTCCACACCTTGCTTTGATGCAATGGCTGCTACAATATGAAGCTGGGTTGGATTCCCGTTGGTCAGCAAATCTTTGATAGCTTCAATAAGGGAAGCACCTGTTGCCAGCATGGGATCTGCCACGATAAGAGGTCTGCCTTCAATACTTGGGCAAGTAAGATAATCCTGTTTGATGGAGAAATAATCGTTGGCATCATGTTTTCTGTAAGCTGCCACAAAACCGCAGTCTGCTCTGTCAAGATAATTCAGAATCCCTTCAAACAACGGAACTCCGGCTCTTAGAATAGTGGTAATAACAGGCTGTACAGCAATTTCTCTGCTTTTTATTGTATCTAAAGGAGTTTGAATTTCAACTTCTCTGTACTCCAGTCCTTTACTGATTTCAAAAGCGGCAATCTCTCCGATTCTTTCCATATTTCTTCTGAATCTCATGCGGTCATGCTGAATGTCAACGTTTCTAAGTTCGTTGATCCATTCATTAACAAGAGAAAAGTTTTGCGATAAAATAGTAAGCATGAAAATTTTATTTTTTTTTAATTTCAGTTAATTGATATTAATTCCTGCAAAATTACAACTAAAAAACGAATTGAAAGATCCGGCTTGTGGAGAAATAAAGTATATTTATAAAAATATTCCCAACGCATTATTTGTAATTTTTTAATGATGAAAAGCCTTATTATAGGAAAAATCAGCCCGGACTTAATCAAAGAAGAAACTCTGCCTGAATTATTGGTTCCCACCTTTGAAAAATATAAAGATAAAACAGCCTTTATATTTAAAGATAAAAAGATATCGTATGCTGAACTGGACAGCTGGAGTAATGCTATAGCTCTTCAATTGCAGGATCATGGAGTACAACCTGGTGATCGTATAGGGGTATGGTACACCAGAAGTCTGGAGCTCCCTGTAGCTA
The nucleotide sequence above comes from Chryseobacterium sp. 7. Encoded proteins:
- a CDS encoding alpha/beta fold hydrolase, producing the protein MPNLLLLHGALGHSDIFKPYMNTLSRYFTIHTPLFSGHGNQELPADGINTKKYTQELSEYCKTNNLTDVFIFGHSMGGYIALCYAIENPENVNSIITLGTKFDWTEEQALKESKMLNPDVILEKIPKYAQLLESQHGTKWRQLLPAIADLMIDLGKNPPLENNLASINIPVQIMVGDKDNMVTIEESVKVYRSLPNAKLAVLPDTKHPMDKVRPDLLLNLIKDFWNLS
- the upp gene encoding uracil phosphoribosyltransferase; translated protein: MLTILSQNFSLVNEWINELRNVDIQHDRMRFRRNMERIGEIAAFEISKGLEYREVEIQTPLDTIKSREIAVQPVITTILRAGVPLFEGILNYLDRADCGFVAAYRKHDANDYFSIKQDYLTCPSIEGRPLIVADPMLATGASLIEAIKDLLTNGNPTQLHIVAAIASKQGVETVQNAYPEAHIWVGAIDEHLTSKGYITPGLGDAGDLSYGEKLQR